The stretch of DNA ATCCAAAAGAtcctaaattaaaacaaatgccaccccataaaaatcctaaatagattttcttttttccttgacacggagtctcgccctgttatccaggctggagtgcagtggcgtgatctcggctcactgcaacctctgccccctgggttcaattgattctcctgcctcagcctcccgagtagctgggattataggcgcatgccaccacacctggctagtttttgtatttttagtaaagatgaggtttcaccatgttggccaggctggtcttgaactcctggcctcaagtgatccacctgcctcagcctcccaaagtattgggattacaggagtgagccaccatgctcggcctaaaCAGATTTTTTGATAAGagttttattatggtaaaatatgcataacataaaatctatcattgtaaccttttttttttttttttttttgagatggagtctcgctctgtcacccaggctggagtgcagtggtgcaatctaggctcactgcaacccccacatcctgggttcaagcgattctcctgcttcagcctcccgagtagctgggattacaggcatgcaccaccacacctggctaatttttgcatttttagtagagacagggtttcaccatgttggccaggctggtctcaaactcctgacctcaagtgatccacctgccttggcctcccaacattgtaaccatttttaagtatatgatTCAGTGACTTcagtacattcacattattgggcaaccatcaccaccaactTTCTCCACCTTTTTTCACCCTCCCAAACTAAATCTCTGACcgcattaaacactaactccccattcccttcccttcccttcctagcCCCCGATAAtcaccattctgctttcttttgCTATGAGTTTATCTGGATACCTCATATAAGAAGAACACTTGGCCTGGCCAAATGTTGTATTTATTACAATTGATGAACTGATATTGACCTGTCATTATTACCTACAGTCCATAGTTTAGatgagggttcactcttggtgttctATGTTCTACGGTTTTGGACgaatgtataatgacatatattcaccattacagtatcagaCATACAGAGTAGGTTCCTAAAAATCCTCAGGCTCTGTCTGCTCACAGAtagatttttcaaaattctattCAAGGATTGCcaaacagatttaaaaacaaacctgACAAGCAGATTATCTGGAATATGATAAAGAGGTTGCAACTAGGGAGAATAACCTCTTGAGGTCAGAGAATGAGAAGTGAGCCAGCTTTTGTTTTTACTGTAGAGCTTAATGTTTCAGTTCCATGTGCACGACTGACattcaaaaagcaaaataaaaggtttaaagatagactaatttaaaaatcatctaaaATATTTCACAAGAGTGGCTGAGAACATTTTGAATAAAGAAGAACCATAACAGGGccagggcttggtggctcatccctataatctcagctttttgggaggctgaggcaggaggatctcttgagcccaggagttcgagaccagcctgggcaacatactgagaccttgtctctacaaaaaaattaaaaactctgccagttgtggtggtgcatgcctctagtcccagctacataggaggctgaggtgggaggatcagtggAGCTCGggaaatcgaggctgcagtgagccaccgtgatcacactactgcactccagcctgggtgaaaaagtgagatcgtcacacacacacacacacacaccgacaCACCCACACCAAGTGCCATGCCTAGTAGTTATCAAAATATTATAAGTTGGCTTGGGTTTCCTTAGACGCAGAGCTTGAGACAAGGGTTTGGATACAAGTAGTTGATCTGGGAGGAGATTCCAAGAAGCATCAGTAGAGGAGGGGGAAAGTGAAGACAGTCAagtagggaaaggaagaaagtcaATCCAGAGGCATCAACGAGCTTCTGACCCACAAAGGTGACTGGACTCAGCTCCTCTGGGAGCCTCTGCACTCCAGGGAGATGGTACAGACAAGCTTTACAGTTCCCCTGTCTGTTGAAGGTTGACTCTAAATGAGGTGGAATTTAGCCTGCAAGCTGCTTATGAAGGAATGTCCTTGGGGTCAACACTGGTAGAAGGGAGGTGGCATTTGTAGTCTTTTTTACACCAAAATATTATCTAATTCTAATACTGACCGCCTGGAGTTAGCACCACATTCCACAAGTTAAAAAAGCCCGGTCCCACAGGAATAACCCTATTTCAGACCCCAGGCGCAAAGGGGGTGCCCAGGCCACCCACACTTCCGCCTGCCCAACAAAAATTGGGGGTTCTCACAACTCCTTTCAGGTCCCgtaatttgctagaatgactcacagaactcaggaaaacatttTGCTTATGTTCTTACAGAACTGAATTGGATCTGTTTACCCATGTGCAaaggaaaaccaaacaacaaagCACAGATTTTGTAGAGATAAAAGTTTACTTCAAGGCAGCCAAGCAAGGAGAGAGGAGTCTGGCTCACATCTGCCTCTCTGAGCTGGGGGCTGCTGCAGATTTTACATACAGAGGGTAGTGAAGCATAACCTCATTGGATCATGTAATGAGGTGATGTGGGAGGCTTGATCTGATTGGATCATACCATGGGATGATGTCAGAGTGCAATCTGATTGGATCATAGATCATGCCATGTGGTGTCCATTTCTTAATTCAGTCCCCATTTGTTGGATCGAACACTTAGGTTCTGCCCGTAGCTGCTTGCTTGGTTCATCTGGGTATGATCAAGGTACGTAACTTGCAACCTGGGGGTCTATGGCAACTGAAAAATAACTGGCCATTTTGTTACACAAAGTTGAACCAGATTGGGCTACTTCTGTGGCTACAgtgtttaccagtttattataaaggatacaacttagaaacagccaaatggaagagatgcataaaAGAAAGGAGGATGTGGGGGTGGAAGGGGTTGCGTGGAACCtccatgccctctctgggtgCCATTGGTTGACCGGGGGAATTAATCCCCTGGTGCTTCCAGCCTGCAAGATGAGCTCTGGCAACCAGTAAGTCCCCAGTCAAAGGGGTTCAGGGGCTGGTAGACAGAAATTGAGCAGATGGTAGTTTGCACGGATGAGATAAAGCCTCAGGGGACGTAGCAGCTACACATGGCAATCCAAATCCTCTAATCTCCAAAAGAAAGACAGAGTAGGTTAATGGAACACACCAAGCCCACCCTCCAAAGGCATTCCACACCAGGTCACTTATAAAGCTCCAAAGATGAACCAGAAATGCAAGCTCTACACCAGGGGACCTTGGAGACATCCGAAGAAGGACAGACTGGACCCAGGCCCATGGGGATGAAGAATTtgacagaggccaggcacagtggctcacgcctgtaatcccagcactttgggaggccaaggccatcagatcgcctgagctcaggagttcaagaccagcctgggcaacatagcaagaccttgtctctacaaaaagtgtaaaaattagcagggcttgacgcgcacctgtggtcccagctactcaggaggctgaggtgggagaaccgcttgagcccaggaggctgaggctgcaatgagctgtgatcatgccactgcattccagcttgggtgacagagaccctatctcacaacacaaaacagaaataaagaatctGATAGAGAATGGTCCCAGAGATTTTGTGAAGGTCCAAGGATGGAGAGAAGGAACCCTGGCTTAAAAGTAGTGAAGTTCCGCTATGCTGCATGGGCAGTCGGGGATacagaggctgaggggagaagCCACCCTTCATCTCTGGAGCACGAGGCTGCAGACATATTGCAGATCCAGAATTTGGCAGCACTGCATTTGTCGTCGTTCCAGCCATTGCCATTAAATTCCACACAGTCTTCCTCCCTGATATTGTTAGGCTCTCCTCTGTTCCAATACTGCTTGAAGCTGCAAAGCCCATACGGACCGTGAGCTTCTGCCCCCACCTGCTACATGAGCTGTGTTTCTACCTTCCGAAATCTTgatgctttttcttttgagacagagtctcactctgtcacccaggctggagtgcagtggcgctatctcggctcactgcaacctccgcctcccgggttcaagcgattctcctgcctcagcctcctgagtagctgggattacaggcatataccaccaggcctggctaatttttgtactttgggtagagatggggtttcgccatgttggccaggctggtctcgaactcctgacctcaggtgatctgcctgcctcggcctcccaaagtgctgggattacaggtgtgagccaccgtgcccggcctcttgaTGCTTTAATATCTGGCCTGCATGTGTATGCTGGACATGTATTGCTCTGCACACCCCATAGTGTTTGAGTGACATTGCCTTGAGTTCCTGTCTCTCTTGCTGCACCCCATCCTTGAAAGAACTTCACCTACTGAGGGTGTGATTTTCAAATACAAACCAACCAATCTGGGGTCCACACCCCCAACCACCTGCCTTACTGGGCGCTTGCATTCAAAcccactatctttttttttttttttttttcagacagagtctcactctgtcacccaggctggagtgcagtggcctgatctcggctcattgcaacctctgcctcctgggttcaagtaattctcctgcctcagcctcccaagtagctgggactacaggtgtgcgccaccatgcctggctactttttgtatttttagtagaaacggggtttcaccatgttggccaggctggtctcgaactcctggcctcaggtgaacTGCCCGAGCCAAGTGTCAGACTGCTAGGGACAGAACCTACCCCCAGAGCCTGCCGATATATGATTCATACCTGCCAATCCTAAGCCTCCTTGCCTGGCCCTCTCTGTTCCTT from Gorilla gorilla gorilla isolate KB3781 chromosome 20, NHGRI_mGorGor1-v2.1_pri, whole genome shotgun sequence encodes:
- the LOC115931601 gene encoding CD209 antigen-like protein 2, with the translated sequence MHHHAQNFLQLQSSRSNRFTWMGLSDLNHEGTWQWVDGSPLLPSFKQYWNRGEPNNIREEDCVEFNGNGWNDDKCSAAKFWICNMSAASCSRDEGWLLPSASVSPTAHAA